One genomic segment of Sphingorhabdus sp. M41 includes these proteins:
- the rbfA gene encoding 30S ribosome-binding factor RbfA yields MAKYNDTSPEGRSVRLLRVGEQVRHILSELLMRGEVHDAVLTSHSVSVTEVRMSPDLRHATVFVKPLLGANEADVLKALKTNTAFFQKQVAKRVQMKYAAKLKFLSDESFDTAEHIESLLNNPKVAQDLSKEADED; encoded by the coding sequence ATGGCAAAATATAACGATACATCTCCCGAAGGCCGTTCGGTTCGCCTGCTGCGCGTGGGTGAGCAGGTCCGTCACATATTGTCGGAACTGCTGATGCGCGGCGAGGTTCATGATGCGGTGCTGACTTCGCACAGTGTCAGCGTCACCGAAGTGCGCATGTCGCCGGATTTGCGCCACGCAACAGTGTTCGTGAAGCCGCTGCTTGGTGCGAATGAGGCCGACGTACTCAAGGCGCTGAAAACCAACACGGCATTTTTCCAGAAGCAAGTCGCGAAGCGGGTGCAGATGAAATATGCGGCCAAGCTGAAATTCCTGTCGGATGAGAGCTTTGATACGGCCGAGCATATAGAAAGCCTGCTGAACAATCCGAAGGTTGCGCAGGATTTGTCGAAAGAGGCTGACGAAGACTAG
- the infB gene encoding translation initiation factor IF-2, with protein MSEDTKDTPKPARKPLGLKRSVEPGEVKQTFSHGRTNKVVVEVKRKKLVGKPGAVEAVKEVVKETPAPAPAPAPAPKPAPKKQPVQPKADDGLTRQEKQAKLLREAEEARLEAMQEARKRDMREKKEQTEEEKKRAEENRKAEAEQAKKAQEEIAAAEKAAADAPAGAETAPADTPAEAPAATTSAARPPARKFTPVEAPKRAKPEKEKQKVGRDDRNDRRQSGKLTVNRALRGEDGAARARSLAALKRAREKEKRSQRSGRPSEPREKQIRDVIVPEAITVQELAKRMGEKGAQLVKSLFNMGSMVTVNQTIDQDTAELLVEEFGHNIQRVSESDVEINTQADVDPEETLKPRPPVVTIMGHVDHGKTSLLDALRGTDVVAGEAGGITQHIGAYQVTMKNGDKVTFLDTPGHEAFTEMRMRGANVTDIVILVVAADDGLMPQTIEAINHTKAAGVPMIVAINKIDKEGADPTTVRTRLLEHEVIVEEMSGDVLDAEVSALKKIGLDELMDKIHVQAELLELKARPDRPAEGAVVEAKLDIGRGPVATVLIERGTLKRGDVFVVGSQTGKVRAMIDDKGKQVKEAGPSMPVEVLGISGVPSAGDKLTVVENEARAREVAAYRAEQQKLKRTTQAPTSLENMFSAAANSAVEFPVLVKADVQGSTEAIVQALNKISNDDIKVRILHSGVGAITESDVTLAGASKAPIIGFNVRPNAKAREIAKRDGVRFKYFDIIYALTDDIRAEMAGELGPEKIENVMGRAEVKEVFKSGKKDKAAGLLVTEGSLRKGLFARLTRDDVIVSATTIASLRRFKDDVEEVRAGMECGAVLEDTNDIKPGDMLEVFEIEERERII; from the coding sequence ATGAGTGAAGATACAAAAGATACGCCGAAACCTGCACGCAAACCCCTTGGGTTGAAGCGTTCGGTTGAACCGGGCGAAGTCAAACAGACGTTCAGCCACGGACGCACCAACAAGGTTGTGGTCGAAGTCAAACGCAAGAAACTGGTTGGCAAGCCTGGCGCCGTGGAAGCGGTGAAGGAAGTCGTCAAGGAAACGCCTGCGCCCGCTCCAGCTCCGGCACCGGCTCCAAAGCCGGCGCCGAAGAAGCAGCCGGTCCAGCCAAAAGCGGATGATGGTCTGACTCGTCAGGAGAAGCAGGCAAAACTGCTTCGCGAGGCTGAAGAAGCGCGTCTGGAAGCAATGCAGGAAGCGCGTAAGCGCGACATGCGCGAAAAGAAAGAGCAGACCGAGGAAGAGAAAAAGCGGGCAGAGGAAAATCGCAAGGCCGAAGCAGAGCAGGCCAAGAAGGCTCAAGAAGAAATTGCTGCTGCGGAAAAAGCTGCTGCCGATGCGCCTGCTGGTGCCGAAACTGCGCCTGCAGACACGCCCGCTGAGGCACCCGCCGCTACAACGAGTGCGGCTCGGCCACCCGCTCGCAAATTTACGCCTGTGGAAGCGCCGAAACGCGCCAAGCCGGAAAAAGAGAAGCAGAAAGTCGGACGCGACGACCGCAATGATCGCCGTCAATCGGGCAAGCTCACCGTCAACCGCGCATTGCGCGGCGAAGATGGCGCTGCTCGGGCGCGTTCGCTGGCTGCGTTGAAACGCGCGCGCGAAAAAGAAAAACGGTCCCAGCGTTCCGGGCGGCCAAGCGAGCCGCGCGAAAAGCAGATCCGCGACGTCATCGTGCCGGAAGCCATTACCGTACAGGAACTGGCCAAGCGTATGGGCGAAAAGGGTGCCCAGCTGGTCAAATCGCTGTTCAACATGGGCTCCATGGTCACCGTCAACCAGACGATTGACCAGGACACAGCGGAATTGCTGGTCGAGGAATTCGGTCACAACATCCAGCGTGTTTCAGAGTCTGATGTTGAAATCAATACGCAGGCCGATGTCGATCCGGAAGAAACGCTGAAGCCGCGCCCACCGGTCGTTACGATCATGGGCCATGTCGATCACGGCAAGACATCCTTGCTCGACGCATTGCGCGGAACCGATGTGGTTGCCGGCGAAGCGGGCGGAATCACTCAGCATATCGGCGCCTATCAGGTGACGATGAAAAACGGCGACAAGGTGACCTTCCTCGATACACCGGGTCATGAGGCCTTTACCGAAATGCGGATGCGTGGCGCAAACGTCACGGATATCGTGATCCTGGTGGTTGCTGCCGATGACGGTTTGATGCCGCAGACGATCGAAGCGATCAATCACACCAAGGCGGCAGGTGTGCCGATGATTGTCGCAATCAACAAGATCGACAAGGAAGGCGCCGACCCGACAACGGTCCGCACCCGCCTGCTCGAGCATGAAGTGATTGTGGAAGAAATGTCGGGTGACGTTCTCGACGCCGAGGTTTCCGCGCTCAAGAAAATTGGTCTCGACGAGCTGATGGACAAGATCCACGTTCAGGCTGAGCTGCTGGAACTGAAAGCGCGTCCCGATCGTCCTGCCGAAGGCGCGGTTGTCGAAGCCAAGCTGGATATTGGACGCGGTCCGGTTGCGACCGTGTTGATCGAGCGCGGCACATTGAAACGCGGCGATGTCTTCGTTGTCGGTTCGCAGACCGGTAAGGTCCGAGCGATGATCGATGACAAGGGCAAGCAGGTCAAGGAAGCTGGTCCGTCCATGCCGGTCGAAGTGCTGGGCATCTCCGGCGTTCCATCCGCTGGCGACAAGTTGACCGTGGTCGAGAATGAGGCGCGGGCCCGCGAAGTTGCGGCCTATCGTGCCGAACAGCAGAAGCTGAAACGCACAACGCAGGCACCGACGAGCCTCGAGAACATGTTCTCCGCAGCGGCGAATAGCGCAGTGGAATTCCCGGTGTTGGTGAAGGCCGATGTCCAGGGCTCTACCGAGGCCATCGTGCAGGCGCTGAACAAGATTTCGAACGACGATATCAAAGTGCGTATTTTGCACAGCGGTGTCGGCGCAATCACGGAATCGGACGTTACTTTGGCCGGTGCCAGCAAGGCGCCGATCATCGGTTTCAACGTGCGGCCTAACGCGAAGGCGCGTGAAATCGCCAAGCGCGACGGTGTTCGCTTCAAATATTTCGACATCATTTATGCTCTGACCGATGATATCCGGGCTGAGATGGCCGGTGAATTGGGTCCGGAGAAGATCGAGAATGTCATGGGCCGTGCCGAGGTCAAGGAAGTGTTCAAGTCCGGCAAGAAGGACAAGGCGGCTGGTTTGCTGGTCACCGAAGGTTCCTTGCGCAAAGGCCTGTTCGCCCGTCTTACCCGCGACGATGTTATCGTCAGCGCAACGACCATCGCGTCGCTGCGGCGGTTCAAGGACGATGTCGAAGAAGTCCGGGCAGGCATGGAATGTGGCGCGGTGCTTGAGGATACGAACGACATCAAGCCGGGCGATATGCTTGAAGTGTTCGAAATCGAAGAGCGCGAGCGGATTATCTAG
- a CDS encoding DUF448 domain-containing protein, translating to MRNPPNETRSKPLDQAPYRKCILTGESLPQEELMRLAMGPDGQIAPDVRAKAPGRGAWIAVDRAALEAAQAKGQLKGALARAFKTGQLDIPDNLPEQLETALERSTLDRLGLEARGGTLLTGSEKIETAARQGDLNMLLHSSDAGRDGCAKLDQAWRVGSDREGENIRGLILPVDRQGLSVALGRQNVVHIGITDKRAAGRISHSLKRWLHFIGSDKVDDDAEKEVA from the coding sequence ATGCGGAATCCTCCCAATGAGACGCGGTCTAAACCTCTAGATCAAGCGCCATATCGTAAATGCATTTTGACTGGGGAAAGCCTTCCTCAGGAGGAACTGATGCGTCTTGCGATGGGCCCCGACGGGCAAATTGCACCTGATGTTCGCGCGAAAGCGCCGGGTCGCGGTGCATGGATTGCTGTTGATCGCGCCGCACTGGAGGCGGCGCAGGCAAAGGGACAGCTGAAAGGCGCTCTGGCAAGAGCTTTCAAAACCGGTCAGCTCGATATTCCCGACAATCTTCCCGAGCAGCTTGAAACGGCGCTCGAACGCTCCACATTGGATCGGTTGGGCCTGGAGGCGCGGGGCGGGACTCTGCTCACCGGTTCCGAAAAGATCGAAACGGCCGCACGCCAGGGTGATCTCAATATGCTGCTCCACTCGTCCGATGCCGGACGCGATGGATGCGCCAAACTGGATCAGGCATGGCGGGTGGGAAGTGACCGGGAAGGCGAAAATATTCGCGGTCTGATATTGCCGGTGGACCGGCAGGGGCTTTCTGTGGCATTGGGCCGCCAGAATGTGGTGCATATCGGGATAACCGACAAGCGCGCAGCGGGGCGTATTTCGCACAGCCTGAAGAGATGGCTTCACTTTATCGGTTCTGATAAAGTCGATGATGATGCCGAAAAGGAAGTTGCGTAA